In Lolium rigidum isolate FL_2022 chromosome 3, APGP_CSIRO_Lrig_0.1, whole genome shotgun sequence, the genomic window TGGCATGGAGATATCCATGTATATATACAAGTAAATTCATTTCCAACATGCTAGTAACAGTAACTTGAAGACTTGAAGAACATGCAGCATGCCAGGACCTACAATTTTACTAACTTTCCGGGGGTGATAGCCGTCGGTCTGGCGGGTCGAAGCACATCTTTCTACTTATGAACACATGTACCTAAATGCACATGAGCTAGCTAGCTGGCTGCACTAGCTCTCCTTCATCCTTTCTCTCTGCCACCACACCCTCCATGTGATGCCTCTGATCAGCCTGTTGTACATTTGTTCGTTCTCCCCAAGACCCATGCATCTACTACACATCCACCAATGTGAATTACCACAGATGATAGATGCCACTTATGTGTTAACATGGGGGCCttgcatgcacatacatgataccaGCCTCAACATATGATTAGCTGTTGCTGGATCTGCCCAATTCCGCCCCTCAAAAGTGGTGGATCTTTGAAAAGGTATGTTGTTAACCGAGGTTGTCAAGTTTTTTTAAACAAAGGAGGAGATGGATATTAAACATTCACCGGTTCAAATAAGATGTTGGTATTACACATTCAAATGCATGCAAGATGGAACCCGGCCTGGCCTAGAAGTCATCATATCTACTAGGCGCGCGCTCAGCGTCGGGCGACCGACCCGGACAGAGAAAATCGGTTGCTGTCCCGGCCGTCCGATCGCGATCTACCGGCTAGAATTAGCAGCATTTCGATTTTTGCAttttgccccctggttttggaaaatcAACCCGCGGTCCTAAGCCTATCGGTTTAAACTGAACACGTGTTTCCCTTTGCCCCCAAACTTTCAGATATTTACAACAAAACCCGTTGTTTAGTATAGCAACAAAAACCCGCCGCTTTgtgtacaaaaaataaaaagtattacaacaaaattttcacagtaaatcttcacatatatgtacaacaaattatcaatatatttacaataataattaacaacaaaaacaatattttttatttgGGTGTTTACAGTAATAGTCAATTTCCATGCAataatatctttacaacaaatcggtaacatacttacaacaataattaataaCAAAAACCAACATTATTTTATTTGGATGTTTACAATAAAAGTCTGCTTTCATTCCAGAAATATCTTTAGAACAAACCAGtaaaatatttacaacaataattagcaACACAGGTCACAAATAATTTGGGTTTTTACAACAAAAGTCGCAAACATCATCCACAAAAACCACAGACTATTTAATTTGCTACAGATAGAATTATAACAAAAATCACCTACTATTTTATCGAAAGTCACAAATGgttacaacaaaataaaaaatcactTTGTTATTAGCATCAAAAAAAAGTTGTCTCTTTACAACAATTGTTAACAACAAATCCTACAAAAATTACGGATTGTTTACAACAAATAGTTCATCAGTTTTGCAGCGAAACCATTGTTGGGCCGAAAAAAGAAGGCCCATTAAGCCGGCGCGGGAGCGAGGCCGGACGACCGATCGCTGGCGCACGATCGGTCGCCGGATCCAAAGCGTTTTCCTATCTActagtacttcctccgtccaGAAATAACTGATACAGATCATTTACCTATATCCGCATGTATACGTGTGTAGAACTGTAGATACATATACGAATCTAGACAAATCGAGTCACTTATTTCGGCACGGATCGGAGCGAGTAGTATTTTCCCGCCTTTAAACTCCTCACATACATAAATCAGGGACATGGAGCAATATAGTCAAACCCTAATAGACCCCCACACACCAAGTCAAAAAAGCCCACAAAAgggggtgtgatgagtgagtgagTGTGAGGTGATGAAAAGGCACGCGTAAAAGAGCCAAACAGATGTGAGCTCATGGCCCTTTTTCTGCTCATATCATCTCATAGCTTCTTAATGCCGGCTAGCCCTGTGATTCTACATGCATGAGGTAGTTAGTAGGAGTACTTGCCCTCATGCAGTCACCATTAGATAGCATGCCACTTCAAAAGCATCACTTAGCTAGTAACCTGACTGAGTGACTGGTATAGCTCCACTCTCCTTCTCGAGATCCCGCCTTGGCCATCACCATCAAATAATGCCTCTGAGTCCTGAGTAGCCAGTGCCCAGAGACTCACACAAGTCACAAGTAGTCTTTAGCCATGGATGCGAAGGGATCCGGCGTCATGGCAGGCGCCCACGAAGGAGAGGAGACCAGGAACATCATGGCCGCCAACGCCGGCGCCATGACGCTGGTAAGGGAGTACCGGAGGGGAAACTGGACGCTGCCGGAGACGATGCTGCTGATCGAGGCCAAGAAGAGGGTGCACGACGACCGGCACCCGGCAGACCAGGGCCTGGCTCGCTGGCGGTGGGTGGAGGACTACTGCTGGCGCGCCGGGTGCCAGCGCAGCCAGAACCAGTGCAACGACCGCTGGGACAACCTCATGAGGGACTACAAGAAGGTGCGGGCGTACGAGCACGCCGGCGTGGCAGGAAGAGGCGGCGCCCCGAGCTACTGGGAGATGGCGAGGgcggagaggaaggagaggtgccTCCCTTCCAACCTACTGCGCGAGATATACGAGGGCATGCGCGAGATCGTCGAGAGCCGAAGGATGagctgcggcggcgccggcgtcctGTTCTTGGGTGCACCGGCCACGACCAACACCAACCCGGTCGACATCCCCATGCAGGCCTCCCCGCTCGCCCAAGTCCTGCCCCGACCTTTAGGTACACCTCATTCTCTCGTTGCGTTCTTGATCACAAGAGGTCTTGAGGAACCATTATTCGTTTTGATCGAGATATGGTTTGGTTTCTTCCTTGCCAAATCAAGACCAAGAAACGCACTGCAGCTCCGAGTCGCCTGAGAGGAAGAGGCTACGACCGTCGCTGGACGGCCTGCCCGGGAGCAGCACGGCAGGAACAGCCTCAGGACACGGTGATCACCATCAAGAACTCCATGGCGACCAGAactccgacgacgaggaggaggacggcctgAACGGGGCGATCGGCCGATGCGCGGCCATCCTGTCCGGGGCGCTAGAGAGCCGGgaggccgcggaggagcggcggcACAGGGAGGTGATGGCGGTGGAGGAGCGCCGCAACTTCGCCCGGCAGACGCGGCGCGAGGCCGGCGAACAGTGCATGGCGGGGCTGGCCGTCGCCGTGAGCCAACTCGCCGGTTCCATGCTCGCGCTCGCCGCCAAGCGGAAGGGCCCCGCCGCGCCCAAGTGAGACAAATTACAAACCCCCATGCCAGGCCAATAATCCAGCGGGAACTCTGCACGATGATGCCGCCCCGCGCCGCGCGCGTGCAGTGATCGAGTGCGCAgcgccatgcatgcatgcacggcTTGCTCGAGATCGGTGCGCGCTACGGTCGGCGAGCCCGAGACGCCTGAACCTTGCATGTGAATTGCATCTGTAGCGGACGTAGCGAGCAGCTAAGTACCAGTACTACTTTGGTCATGAGCAAAGTACTTAGTTTATttggatctatgtatgcatgacaTGCATGATTTGCTTGTGTGATCGAGTGCTGCATGCGGGATTTAACATCTGAAAATATATGGACTGTCAATGTAAAGTGCAATCTTAATTTAATGCAAGGATGTGTGTACCCATGTTTGATTTTCATAATTTTATAGATTCTTACGATGGTTGTTTAATTTGTAGAGTTGATTCTCATAAGAATTTTTCCTAAGAAATCCTTTACACAAGATATTATGGAAACTAACATCTATTCATACCTCTTTATAAAAATCCTGTGCTTTTTCTGTGTTTGAATCGGATAAActtgagtgaattccactttttaccctgtGTAATCCTGCAGTTGTGACACTAATTGCCCCGTCGAATAAAAAAATCATCTAGATTATGCATTTTAGAATATTTGGACCCCCGATTTCTG contains:
- the LOC124696968 gene encoding trihelix transcription factor ASR3-like, which gives rise to MAANAGAMTLVREYRRGNWTLPETMLLIEAKKRVHDDRHPADQGLARWRWVEDYCWRAGCQRSQNQCNDRWDNLMRDYKKVRAYEHAGVAGRGGAPSYWEMARAERKERCLPSNLLREIYEGMREIVESRRMSCGGAGVLFLGAPATTNTNPVDIPMQASPLAQVLPRPLDQETHCSSESPERKRLRPSLDGLPGSSTAGTASGHGDHHQELHGDQNSDDEEEDGLNGAIGRCAAILSGALESREAAEERRHREVMAVEERRNFARQTRREAGEQCMAGLAVAVSQLAGSMLALAAKRKGPAAPK